Within the Salmo salar chromosome ssa12, Ssal_v3.1, whole genome shotgun sequence genome, the region GGCCCCAGAAGTTCCAGAACCAGGTAGGGACTTGGCCCGAGGGCTTCACCCTGAGAGGAGAGCTTCTCTGGGGCAGGCTGGAGAGGGTGTACGGCCACCGCTGGGAACTGCCCGAGTTTGTGAGGGAGGACCTGCTAAATGCAACTTATTTGTTAATGTTCCATCTCATTATCTGAGTAACACACAGCTACCTCAGGCTACTACAGTAGTCATTCTGGTCTGGTGTTTTCATAAGGTGGTGTGCTACCATGTACTATTATGATTCATCAAGGTGTTCTGTAACATAATCATTAACATTAGCAAGTTTGCTTAAGGGAGGGGATTACTCGTTTTACTGTTTGCTTTGCAGCTACTGTTATAAACTCCTGTCATTTGACTCTTATACAACTCCCTGTCATGCAGTTCCACTCTCTCTCATACGTAAACCGCTGTCATTCTAACCCAGGACAAtatctgatcgtggactacaggaaaccgaGGACCAAGCACCAACAGGATCCAGAACAGCTtctagccccaagccataagactgctaaacagttaaccaaatagctaccctgactatctgcattgaccctcccTTTGCaccaactcttttgactcatcaaatACGCTGCTGCTATTGTTTATTAACTATCcctttgcctagtcactttacccctacctactgtattatgtacatatctacctcaattacctcgtacccctgcacaacgactctgtactggtaccccgtgtatatagctaaGTTATCGTTACTTATTGTTTATTTATTCCTTGTTATTATCTTTCTATTATTTTtgtttctgcattgttgggaagtattccagatttcctgcttatttccTCCCAATTCCGGTCACGTTGtataaatgattggagacaggcacaggaatacgtaataggggTTTTTATTGCTCCACCCAAAAATACAACATACCATGAAAAGGCACTGGGACggagcccaaaacaaacacgtatacaaaaacacagggatgtaacccaaacaacagagcgaggttaaacctctaataaatacacgggacgaggcccgtaataacaatacacgggatgagacccgtaataacaaatgcaaaacaatacacgggacgaggccCGTattaacaatacacgggacgagacccataaaaAACAAGTGCATAATACACGCAGCACGAAAGCCGAAATaacaaagcacaggtactcacagaccaacagacatgggaacaataatcgacaagacaatggtgaacagagggcacatatatacaattactaCTTAGGGGAAGAtgaagcaggtgtgcgtaatgaaacagttcagtgacacctagaggccggtgacgtagacctctggaactggtgcacggaatgagcagcagtaccgatGGAATCCGTGACAACATTAGAAATATAAACACTAGAATGGACATTCCCATTCGAGTCAATAACTagtaaagttgaagtcggaagtttacatacactttggttggagtcattaaaactcgtttttcaaccactccacaaatttcttgttaactaactaactattttTGACaaattggttaggacatctactttgtgcatgacaaaagtcatttttccaacaattgtttacagacagattatttcacttataattcactgtatcacaattccagtgggtcagaagtttacatacactaagttgactgtgcctttaaacagcttggaaaattccagaaaatgatgtcatggctttagaagcttctgataggctaattgacatcatttcagtcaattggaggtgtacctgcggatgtatttcaaggcctacctttaaactcagtgcctctttgcttgacatgtgaaaatcaaaagaaatcagcccaaaaattgtagaccgccacaagtctggttcatccttgggaccaatttccaaacgcctgaaggtaccacgtttatctatacaaacaacagtatgcaagtataaacaccatgggaccacacagccatcataccgctcaggaaggagatgtgttctgtctcctagagatgaacgtactttgatgtgaaaagtgcaaatcaatcccagaacaacagcaaaggaccttttgaagatgctggaggaaacaggtacaaaagtatctatatccacagtaaaacgagtcctatatcgacataacctgaaaggctgctcagcaaggacgaagccactgctccaaagccagactacggtttgcaactgcacatggggacaaagatcgtactttttggagaagtgtcctctggtctgatgaaacaaaaatataactgtttggccataatgatcattgttatgttaggaggaaaaagggggaggcttgcaagccgaagaacaccatcccaatagtaaagcacgggggtggcagcatcatgttgtgggggtgctttgctgcaggagggactggtgcacttcacaaaatagatggcatcatcagggaggaaaattatgtggatatattgaagcaacatctcaagacatcagtcaggaagttaaagcttggtcgcaaatgggtcttctaaatggacaatgaccccaagcatacttccaaagttgtggcaaaatggcttaaggacaacaaagtcaaggtattggagtggccatcacaaagccctgacctcaatcctatagaacatttgtgtccagaactgaaaaagcgtgtgagcaaggaggcctacaaacctgactccgttacaccagctctgccaggaggaatgggccaaaattcaccaaacttgttgtgggaagcttgtggaaggctacccgaaacatttgacccaagttaaacaatttaaaggcaatgctaccaaatactaattgaatgtatgtaaacttctgacccactgggaatgtgatgaaagaaataaaagctgaaataaatcattccctctactattattctgacattttacattcttgaaataaagtggtgagactaactgacctaaaacagataATTTTtcctcggattaaatgtcaggaattgtgaaaaactgagtttaaatgtatttggctaaggtgtatgtaaacttccgacttcaactgtaattctgACTAGTATGActagtcattgtatttctatgtgtgtcATTGATGTTTATGGACCCTGCTCTTTTCTCTGTCATCACCATGATTCAAGGTTCCATGGAACTGTCTTGGTCAACTCTCCCAGTGGAGAGATAAGACATACAGTAGTTGGGGAAGGGTGTGTGGGTTGGGTGTGCTGAATGGTATTACACTAtgcagataatcctgaatgaattgtgaataatgatgagtgagaaagttagacagggtcaaagatcatacccccaagacatgctaacctcccctgttattagtaatggtgagaggttagcatgtcctgggggtatgatctttgacacTCTAACTTTTTTCACtcttcattattcatgattctttcaggattatctgtaatcatggtagcatccatgttaatgtagaagtgtttagaaacatggtctattcttatttataatgaatttgactccaaaatgacacaatacattatttagcattaatttctattgggcacaaataatctgaaacacaacttaaacaaactgcaaatgcatccaacgagtttgtagagtcacaagcttgttatgggaatatgggaccaaatactaagctTTTGAGTACTTTATTTATACTAATTtttaagggtgtcaataattattctttttttaagtattacttgttaaacaatagTTTCCCCATTATTttaagcatacaatatagctccattttgtatgatttattttatacagtcattattactcatctttatcaagggtgtcgaTAATTTCGGACCCCACTGTAAGTGTCACAGATTATTTTACAATAAATTCATGTTTGACTGTCAATTATAACCATTGCCACAGTGTTTAAATAAACAATCATTATGATGAGATTGTAAAGATTAATAAGACATACAGTGTATTTTCTGAACAGGACAAGATTATTTATTTACAAGTTATctataaatacaaaatacatacCCAGATTACAGACTTCAGCAGTTTATATCATCACATAAAGCTCAATTGTAATGTGCTGACTATTATCTACAGAAGTGAAGAatcattattttatttgaaaCCACATATTTGCCATGGAAAGCCAGAGAATCCATGTTCCTCATATAGAAGTATAGATGCTGTCTTGTTATACTGATAAGCAGTGCCTGGTCAGAAGAACTGagcctctccatctcctctcattCTCCTCCCATACTGTGTCTTCCTCAGCTTCTCTCTCCGTATAGGCTTTAACACCTTTACAGTCCTATAAAATGGCTTCTGTAATACTTGTTTTCTTTCAATATCCTTTTCATGCCAAGGTGAAAAGCCACCAACTTTACCGTGCCGTCAACTTTTTAACCGCCTTTTCTTTATATCTGAAAGTATTTCTGTTAGTTAACAAAACATGTACCTTTTATAGTGGTGTTATGTTTAAAAGTCCCGCCAATGCCTCAGTGTAAAACGTTACCATTCATCTTACCGTCTTTGGCACCATTAAATCATGAACATTCCGTTGTtgtccgacatcaaacttgtccATTTCAATCACAACGCTTCACAGACATGCTTTTAATGCATTTATTATCTCCATTTAATATATatgtagttctgtctttgagctgttcttgtctattgtcacagaaacactacagcattTAGCCTGGGGGAACGCACCAAGTGCATCtcccatttcatatttttttcttgACCTTATATTTAACTAATAAATGGTGGGTTCAACATGCATACGTTTTTCTAACTTATACAACAAATCACTAGTAGGCTATTTGTCTTAAGCCAAGATAACTGGTAGGGAGTTTGAAATTAAAGAAAGCATGCACTGGTGTGATCACATTGGCTGGTGATGACAAATTTACTGCAATATTAGGCCTAATATTTAGCCAGCGGAATGATGGGTCAACAGGAATGAGCTTCTTCAGCTACCCATTGCCTCCCTTTTCCAGATGAGCCTGTGTGCAATTATACAAGCTGCGTCGCTATTCCTCTTCTCCTGGAGTGGCAAAAAGCTAACAGGTTACAATACTTTGTTGGATATTTATGCATGTTTTTGTATATTTAGTGTTATTTAGACTGTCTGCTGTCCAAGGTTACTATTAAAAGCAGTTGGCGAGGACGTTTGCTATCAAGCTATCAATGTGCATGATATCTAGCAAAGCTGAGTGAGGGgaggaaaaaaatataaaacgtgGATCGAAAAAGCAACTTTCTCAAATTGTCCTACAGAGGTTAATCCAGGTtacatgttttatttctttatatTATCAGATTCTAAGGTTTCTAAAGCACATacagtaccttcggaaagtattcataccccttgactctttccacattttgttacgttacagccttattctaaaatgtattaagtctttttttttcttcagcaatctacacaaaataccctataatgacaaagtgaaaacaggtttttatacatttcttcacatttattaaaaataaaaaacagaaataccttatttacataagtattcagaccctttgctatgagactctaaattgagctcaggtacatcctgtttcctttgatcatccttgagatgtttctacaacttgattggattcaattaattggacatgattcggaaaggcacacacctgtttatacaaggtcccacagttgacagtgcatgtcagagccatAACCaagccaaaaggtcgaaggaattgtccatagagctcaaagacaggattgttttgaggcacagatctggggaagggtaccacaacatttattctgcattgaaggtccccaagaacacagtggcctccataattcttaaatggaaccaccaagactcttcctaaagctggctgcccggccatactgagcaatcagggcagaagggccttggtctgggagttgaccaagaacccgtggtaactctgacagagctttagagttcctctgtggagatgggagaaccttccagaaggacaaccatctctgcagcactccaccaatcaggcctttatggtagtggccagacagaagccacacctcagtaaaaggcacatgaaaagacccctaaagactctcagaccatgagaaacaagattctctggtctgatgaaaccaagactgaacgctttggtctgaatgccaagtgttatgtctggaggaaacctggcaccatccctacggtgaagcatggtggtggtggcagcatcatgctgtggggatgtttgtcagcggcagggactgggtgactagtcaggatcgaggcaaagatgaacggagcaaactacagagagatccttgatgaaaatctgctccaaagcgctcatgacctcagactggggcgaaggttcaccttccaacaggacaatgaccctaagcacacagccggagtggcttcgggacaagtttctgaatgtccttgagtggcccagccagagcctggacttgaacctgatcgaacatctctggagagacctgaaaatagctgtgcagcaacgtgccacatccaacctgacagagcttgagagggtgtgcagagaagaatgggaccaactctaggtgtctgaatactttccgagtgcacTATACAAGCACCTACAAACTCAAAAAAATTAGGGCATGGGCTCtgtttcaaaatatatatttggttATATAACAGCAGTTCCACACATTCCCCTGACACTCAAGTTACTATAAAATATATGTGTACTAACTCTGATCAGGGCAGGGGGATGTAAGTGTGTCTTATCTGTGTAGTCCTTTCCTCCAGCCGAATGAcgtagtggcctcatgggtggaatgttattcatatttttcctaATTTCCTaattaataacatttttttttacataacggCAGAAAAtcctgtgtttctatgtcaaacagttttttatatatttcagtcttctgtgatgtatatgaaGTGTAATATTGCCTAATTTGTCTTTACAGGCAACGTACCGTAAATCTTGTGTGAACTATGTATTATGTACAGGAAAATGACATAACACAATTCTTTCAGAATTCAATGCTTTTTTATTTGATAAAACATTTGATTGTCTGTGCAATCCGTACCCAATATCAGACAAACATTGAGTAACAATATACAATTGAAATAGATTGTACTTTACATGAATGAAACCACcatataaatacataaatatgaATGTGCACAATTATATGAATCTATGTAATTCTCGTAATATGTGACATATTGATTTGTATTACATAATAATTCATCAAGAATAGAGCTGCATTATAATCTTTCACTTTTATTATCTGTGAACATGTATTAGCACACAATTCTGGATAGAAAGACGAGTTAATACAGCTGAAAAATAATAAGTTAAGTTGTCAATTTGAGTGTGCCGGTTTTTCACACCAAATACAATATATACCACAGTTAAACCTCAGTAGTGATATCACAAAATACAAATGagagtatttttttttaactaggcaagtcagttaagaacaaattcttatttacaacgacagcctaggaacagtgccttgttcaggggcagaacgacagatttttacctcatcagctcggggattcgatctagcaacctttcggttactggcccaacactctaaccactaggctacctgccacccccaatacattacatttacacaCTGAACAGATAACATTATTTTTGATTTAACCCAAGCACTATTCAAGTCACTGACGACGACACCATGCTTGCataataggcctactgtagctgcAAGATTTTGAGTGATTTTGACTAATCTTTTTGGGATCCTTGTTGTGCATCCGAAACAGgcaccctatagtgcactacttatagggaatagggtgcaatgggctctggtcaaaagtagtgcactagggaatagggtgccattggccgGGTCGCTGTTGAATGTTTTCATCATGACGAGCGAATTCGAAAGGTTTCGGTGTAGCTTCGCATCTCGCTGCTCTCTTCAGTTCAagtggtgttgttgttgatgtccaTCCGGCTGACCAGCTCCGTGACCAGCATCTGCAGCGTTTGCGAGCGCAGCTTGCTGACCTCCAGTACAGCTTCGTGGTTGACAGCCTCTGTGTCATTGTAGCTCTTCACCACCTTGTTGGTGATGAGAGAGAGGCCGAACACCCTCATGCCACAGTGGGTGGCTACCACCACCTCTGGTGCTGTGCTCATTCCTATGAGGAGGAGAGAAGCGGAGAGAAGGAAGATGAACACCTGCTGCTGCTCACATAATATTAGAATGCATTAGAATGGACACCTGGATTTTTATGAACGGACAATATTATCATGTACAAAGCACACCTCAGATGTCTGAGCAGATTCTGCCCCAAAATGATATCTTATCATGGCACCAATCACCAACTACTTTAATAGACAAATCTATCTAGAATGCATTGTTGGCAAGAGAGcaaaaactgatctgggaccaggctagaatcTATCTGGGAGTGAACAAGCTCTAGTTCTCTCACCCACAGCGTCCACCCCTAGTCTGTGAAGGAGTCTGGCCTCTGCGATGCTCTCGAAATTGGGACCTCCCACCATACAGTAAACCCCCTCCTGGATGAACTGAGAGACGCCCATGCTTTTACAGAGGTCAAAGGCTATCTTCCGCAGGTCCTTGTCATACACACCAGACATGGGAGGGAACCGGGGACCAAACCTGGTCAACACAAGAAAACAATGTTCAAATTCAAGAATTGTGATGAATATGAATGTGAATGTCCATCTATGAAGCGGAATAAAGAACACCAAGCAATGATGGTCTCTACTGCAGCATGTAGGCCACTGAACCACAGCACTGAAGGGTCACAAAGCACCAAAGGCTCTTTGGAGTCGTTTCTGGTATTTCGGAGTTGTCTGTGGTAATTAGTAAATAGGACCTAGTGAGAACCActgacactagactagaggatctCACTCACTTTTCATCATTGGGCCCGTTGAGGGGATTGAGCCCGGCCAGACCAGGGAAGTTGATATGATCTTTGATGATCATGATGTCCCCAACCTGGTAGCTGTCTGCCAGCGAGCCTGCTGCATTGGTCACTATCAGGGTCTCCACCCCCAAGAGCTTAAATACCCGCACGGGAAAGGTAGTCTgtgtgacagtgggagagagacagagagagagagacagagagagagatttttgcaccgatatttgcacatcgttataacactgtacatagccataatatgacatttgaaatgtctctattcctttgaaacttttgtcagtgaaatgtttactgttcatttt harbors:
- the LOC106565393 gene encoding purine nucleoside phosphorylase isoform X2; this encodes MKDQICYDDYQKTASWLLSQTQHRPKVAIICGSGLGMLADALKCQDSFPYSDIPGFPQSTVQGHAGRLVFGELKGKTCVCMQGRFHMYEGHSLCKTTFPVRVFKLLGVETLIVTNAAGSLADSYQVGDIMIIKDHINFPGLAGLNPLNGPNDEKFGPRFPPMSGVYDKDLRKIAFDLCKSMGVSQFIQEGVYCMVGGPNFESIAEARLLHRLGVDAVGMSTAPEVVVATHCGMRVFGLSLITNKVVKSYNDTEAVNHEAVLEVSKLRSQTLQMLVTELVSRMDINNNTT
- the LOC106565393 gene encoding purine nucleoside phosphorylase isoform X1, with protein sequence MFSTSSLSYDDYQKTASWLLSQTQHRPKVAIICGSGLGMLADALKCQDSFPYSDIPGFPQSTVQGHAGRLVFGELKGKTCVCMQGRFHMYEGHSLCKTTFPVRVFKLLGVETLIVTNAAGSLADSYQVGDIMIIKDHINFPGLAGLNPLNGPNDEKFGPRFPPMSGVYDKDLRKIAFDLCKSMGVSQFIQEGVYCMVGGPNFESIAEARLLHRLGVDAVGMSTAPEVVVATHCGMRVFGLSLITNKVVKSYNDTEAVNHEAVLEVSKLRSQTLQMLVTELVSRMDINNNTT